In Colletotrichum destructivum chromosome 8, complete sequence, the following proteins share a genomic window:
- a CDS encoding Putative Spc7 kinetochore protein: MASFGDATMPSTRRTRKSIGATDSRKNGDKENATIDVGSTLAESRKKSRSKSIGPGGLDALKNANGNRRASLAVPSRPPPRSILKPTVPLLPEIPPHRKRGADLIDLGPPHSSTPTTTGSADLTGSESKIALRTEEEQQAAAKERAERDRRDARRKSLANRRVSFAAEATLHTFHEIEFNQESTSSTGSTRRRSSAVGPSSEEPPNRPSTPQEQEDDVVPQSPDNQRELHQKKRRRSSTAPLMEFTDNEEDTMATGFSSDSEPADAVEEVADEDEDEASDSDSDSDNDGTMMTVDDHEVTGASVMSGRTTATDDDQDTLDEALRTAARQAGTQRSGFDDSDDEEVIPSFGWIKKDKPQPEAGPNQSDPTPPSRLRNSPPADDEEGDADMDMDMDITSAVGGIFNNKTSQDIEPDEEMSMDVTRVLGGILSKSNISKTALADTVSEDQTMEFTTAVGGIQKSNANGHDDENDNEDMSMEFTSAIGGLLPTHTKSDAAQKRRRTLTSRNNPEDSTMDMDMTIAVGKILPTADKTRPEDQTMGMDMTIPFGRILSTEDEPAEEEEATVGMDMTVPFGKILPTANRLPEQDEATMGMDMTVPVGRILPSSPVSEQEEVTAGMDMTLAVGGIIRAPQSPEARVAAKKLMEAEVDKPDTPTKSMSAKPASPTKKLVASVKKHTAPASDAQSSPGFNPFQGRGLRQSMPHAGTNSVSPARSRTPSPPKSAAPTHAVAETPLDSSPVKTPQSVKRRGRSQSPVRKPATPSPAKAISRLNVFQQDPATGARTPTVILTPQTRRHSGIGADKPGLGSPRVAALLDRRGSLGETVKQFVPGKARGVTFGDPQVIEDEIDRDRQEEEHKENGRSILEREADGGENEKDATLNLREMIESLSPKKKRMQSRKSLHVGSARGLLGKRPAELDDEEDGEDHDGVKRLKGHQGSPVKNVKLQQPPSKAETTGRRLTRSASKSVEEDGEPKATPTHSEPPQKLATSAKSPKAHGRFKDIEEDTMSQPMNLDGSPVRDENELISEQPEERIHLQDFLNMTSIRFMELTTTKRRHTQAPDMFKDGLLGGKDDMSLERCVVAGACTVPMLELYQHSCRELKKYISEGRRIVREIESETFEENPPLFREYMSASPDFKNILDNQFKNGKTHARLESKAMWYEWRMKLQEGLREGLVRISEGMAVDDKVLHQQQQLLSSVLPAIASRFTALQQEHQNLQAVAEELADCDPEELEAARSDLANLETDVEEKTRRISELRRQLEEAEQGIEELMQEKQQCHEDIKEAEKIREECRGWSISEISALKARVDSLEKQHGWAVTGVSGSTISMTYRREIELVFDMASFQHEQKNSRIDLWYIATNRETNPAPSTPEKEFFLQCIRDHIRGLPQSRTKIADLLHWVRAAWDKANCTSNHIRQLNITFPTAVARTSDSSIAVKSSLLLPPIATKVEVALEIRASSRTDGVEFALHPEAKVIYGEHFNTGKMGEFLATHLGADAFSLVEGAPSWSAVVVDLHERLLARGRK; encoded by the exons ATGGCTTCGTTTGGGGATGCGACCATGCCCTCGACGCGCCGGACACGCAAGTCCATCGGGGCGACGGATTCAAGGAAGAATGGTGACAAAGAGAATGCGACGATCGACGTGGGTAGTACTCTAGCGGAGAGTCGCAAGAAGTCGCGAAGCAAGAGTATTGGCCCGGGTGGCTTGGACGCACTCAAGAATGCAAATGGGAACCGCAGAGCT TCCCTTGCAGTGCCTTcacggcctccgccccgatCTATCCTGAAGCCTACGGTACCGCTGCTGCCCGAGATCCCGCCGCACCGAAAGCGCGGAGCAGATCTCATTGACCTTGGCCCACCGCATTCGAGCACCCCGACAACCACAGGCAGCGCTGACCTCACGGGGTCCGAATCCAAGATCGCGCTGCGCACGGAGGAGGAACAGCAGGCGGCGGCAAAGGAGCGGGCCGAACGAGATCGCAGAGATGCCCGGCGCAAGTCTCTTGCGAATCGTCGCGTGTCTTTCGCAGCGGAAGCTACCCTTCACACATTCCACGAGATCGAGTTCAATCAAGAgtcgacatcgtcaacagGTTCGACGCGTCGCAGATCCTCCGCCGTAGGCCCATCCAGCGAAGAGCCGCCGAATCGCCCATCAACACCGCAGGAACAGGAGGATGACGTTGTCCCACAGTCGCCAGACAATCAGCGAGAACTGCATCAGAAGAAGCGCAGGAGAAGCTCCACTGCTCCCCTGATGGAGTTCACAGACAATGAAGAAGATACCATGGCTACCGGGTTCAGTTCCGACTCAGAGCCAGCAGATGCTGTGGAGGAGGTTgccgatgaagatgaagacgaagctTCAGATTCTGACAGTGACTCTGACAACGACGGCACAATGATGACAGTCGACGATCACGAAGTCACCGGTGCCTCGGTTATGTCTGGGCGCACCACTGCAACGGATGATGATCAGGACACTCTAGACGAAGCACTTCGAACAGCTGCACGACAGGCCGGTACCCAACGGTCCGGCTTCGATGACAgtgatgacgaagaagtgATTCCCTCTTTTGGATGGATCAAGAAGGACAAACCTCAACCAGAGGCAGGTCCTAATCAGAGCGACCCTACGCCTCCTTCACGTTTGCGAAACAGTCCTCCTGcggatgacgaagagggtgatgcggacatggacatggatATGGACATCACATCTGCCGTCGGAGGTATCTTCAACAACAAGACATCTCAAGACATCGAACCCGACGAAGAAATGTCCATGGATGTCACTCGTGTATTGGGAGGCATCTTGTCGAAGAGCAATATCAGTAAGACGGCATTGGCTGACACAGTGTCAGAGGATCAGACCATGGAGTTCACCACGGCGGTTGGAGGCATTCAGAAATCCAACGCCAACGGCCATGACGACGAGAATGATAATGAGGACATGTCAATGGAATTCACTAGTGCGATTGGTGGTCTGCTACCGACGCACACAAAGAGCGACGCGGCGCAGAAGCGCCGGAGAACGCTAACCTCCCGCAACAACCCGGAGGATTCAACCATGGACATGGATATGACCATCGCGGTCGGCAAGATCCTCCCCACTGCAGACAAAACACGCCCTGAGGATCAGACCATGGGCATGGATATGACCATTCCTTTCGGCCGCATCCTCTCAACAGAAGATGAGCCtgcggaggaagaggaagcaaCCGTGGGAATGGATATGACTGTCCCTTTCGGCAAGATACTGCCCACAGCAAACCGGCTGCCTGAACAGGACGAGGCGACTATGGGGATGGATATGACTGTTCCTGTCGGTCGTATCTTACCGTCTTCCCCAGTatcagaacaagaagaagtcACAGCGGGTATGGACATGACACTGGCTGTCGGAGGCATCATCAGAGCGCCCCAGTCCCCTGAGGCTCGGGTTGCTGCCAAGAAACTTATGGAAGCGGAAGTAGACAAACCAGACACACCTACCAAGTCTATGTCAGCCAAGCCTGCGTCGCCCACCAAGAAGCTTGTCGCCTCCGTCAAGAAGCACACAGCCCCAGCATCTGATGCCCAAAGCAGCCCTGGGTTCAACCCTTTCCAAGGCAGGGGTCTTCGCCAAAGCATGCCTCACGCAGGCACCAACTCGGTATCGCCGGCTCGAAGTAGAACACCTAGCCCTCCGAAGTCTGCGGCCCCTACTCATGCTGTCGCCGAGACCCCACTTGACAGTTCGCCTGTTAAGACGCCGCAATCAGTCAAGAGGCGAGGCCGCTCCCAATCGCCCGTCAGGAAGCCTGCCACTCCGTCTCCCGCGAAGGCTATCAGTCGTTTGAACGTATTCCAGCAGGATCCTGCCACCGGCGCAAGGACCCCTACGGTGATCCTTACTCCCCAAACCCGCAGGCACTCCGGAATCGGCGCAGACAAGCCTGGGCTGGGTTCGCCTCGAGTTGCCGCCCTTTTGGACCGCAGAGGCTCCCTTGGCGAGACCGTTAAGCAGTTTGTGCCCGGCAAGGCCCGTGGGGTTACCTTTGGGGATCCACAAGTTATCGAAGACGAAATCGACAGAGACCgccaggaagaagagcacAAGGAAAATGGTCGCAGCATCCTCGAGCGCGAAGCTGATGGTGGCGAAAACGAGAAAGACGCGACTCTGAATCTAAGGGAAATGATTGAGAGCTTGAgcccgaagaagaagcgcatgCAAAGTCGCAAGAGCCTTCACGTCGGGAGCGCAAGAGGATTGCTTGGAAAGCGGCCGGCGGAgcttgatgatgaggaggatggcgaggaccATGATGGCGTCAAGAGGCTCAAAGGTCACCAAGGCAGTCCCGTCAAAAATGTCAAACTGCAACAGCCACCCAGTAAGGCAGAAACCACTGGTCGCAGGTTGACTCGATCAGCCAGCAAAAGTgtggaggaagacggcgagccCAAGGCAACCCCTACTCATTCCGAGCCCCCCCAGAAGCTGGCGACTTCGGCCAAGTCACCAAAGGCCCACGGTCGTTTCAAAGACATCGAAGAAGACACAATGTCTCAGCCGATGAATCTTGACGGTTCCCCTGTTCGGGACGAGAACGAACTCATCAGCGAACAGCCGGAGGAGCGTATTCACCTGCAGGATTTCCTGAACATGACGTCGATCCGTTTCATGGAGTTGACAACAACCAAACGACGACACACCCAGGCCCCAGACATGTTCAAGGATGGACTGCTGGGCGGCAAAGATGACATGTCCCTGGAGCGCTGCGTCGTGGCTGGTGCTTGCACGGTGCCCATGCTTGAGCTTTACCAGCACTCCTGCCGCGAGCTGAAGAAGTACATCTCCGAGGGTCGCAGGATCGTTCGAGAGATCGAATCGGAGACATTCGAAGAAAACCCGCCGCTGTTTCGGGAGTACATGTCCGCCTCGCCCGACTTCAAAAACATTCTCGACAATCAATTCAAGAACGGCAAGACTCATGCTCGCCTCGAGAGCAAGGCCATGTGGTACGAGTGGCGCATGAAGCTCCAGGAGGGGTTGAGAGAGGGCCTCGTCAGGATTTCCGAAGGCATGGCCGTTGATGACAAGGTTCTgcaccaacagcaacagctaCTGTCCTCTGTCTTGCCTGCCATTGCGTCGCGCTTCACCGCTCTTCAACAAGAGCACCAGAACCTGCAAGCCGTTGCAGAAGAGCTTGCTGACTGCGACCCGgaagagctcgaggccgccaggTCAGACTTGGCCAACCTCGAGACCGATGTCGAAGAGAAGACCCGGCGTATTTCCGAGCTCCGCCGGCAATTGGAGGAGGCAGAACAAGGCATCGAGGAACTGATGCAGGAGAAGCAGCAGTGCCACGAGGACATTAAGGAAGCGGAGAAGATCCGCGAGGAATGTCGGGGCTGGTCGATTAGCGAGATCAGTGCGCTCAAGG CGCGAGTGGATTCTCTTGAAAAGCAGCATGGCTGGGCGGTGACCGGGGTCTCCGGGAGCACCATCTCGATGACATACCGGCGCGAAATCGAGCTGGTGTTTGACATGGCATCTTTCCAGCACGAGCAGAAGAACTCACGGATCGACTTGTGGTACATTGCCACAAACCGCGAGACCAATCCTGCGCCGTCGACACCGGAGAAGGAGTTTTTCCTACAGTGTATTCGGGACCACATCCGAGGACTGCCGCAGAGCCGCACTAAAATTGCGGATCTCCTCCACTGGGTTCGTGCGGCGTGGGACAAGGCTAATTGCACCTCGAACCACATCCGCCAGCTTAACATCACGTTTCCCACGGCCGTCGCCAGGACCTCGGACTCATCCATTGCTGTTAAGTCGTCTCTCCTTCTGCCGCCCATCGCGACCAAGGTAGAGGTTGCTCTGGAGATCCGTGCTTCGAGCAGAACGGACGGGGTCGAGTTCGCCCTGCATCCCGAAGCGAAGGTTATCTATGGAGAGCACTTCAACACTGGGAAGATGGGAGAGTTCTTGGCGACGCACCTGGGGGCAGATGCATTCTCTCTAGTTGAGGGTGCCCCTTCGTGGAGCGCTGTGGTTGTCGACCTTCACGAGAGGCTTTTGGCGAGGGGCAGGAAGTAG